In Streptomyces showdoensis, the following proteins share a genomic window:
- a CDS encoding phospholipase D-like domain-containing protein, which translates to MARTVRTTALALTLSFALLPAAPASAASPSPTPRLDAVEQSLRQVSPGLEGSVWERTAGNRLGASAPGGSDWLLQTPGCWGDPSCADRPGSRRLLEKVREDIAQARQSVDISTLAPFPNGGFQDAIVAGLKEAARKGNRLQVRVLVGAAPVYHANVIPSSYRDELVAKLGPDAADITLNVASMTSSKTGFSWNHSKLVVVDGESVITGGINSWKDDYLDTTHPVNDVDLALSGPAAGSAGRYLDALWDWTCKNKSSWSSVWFASSNGAGCLPTLPRTTAPAAVGDVPAIAVGGLGVGIRQSDPASPFKPALPDASAAKCGLTGRDHTNADRDYDTVNPEESALRALVASATEHVEISQQDLNAFCPLLPRFDIRLYDTLAAKLAAGVKVRIVVSDPANRGAVGSGGYSQITSLSEVSDVLRARLKLLTGDDRKARTAMCQSLQLASFRASDKATWADGKPYAQHHKLVSVDDAAFYIGSKNLYPSWLQDFGYVIESPAAARQLADSLLAPQWKYSQATATYDYARGVCQG; encoded by the coding sequence TTGGCACGCACCGTCCGCACGACGGCCCTGGCCCTCACGCTCTCCTTCGCCCTGCTGCCGGCCGCCCCGGCGTCCGCCGCATCGCCCTCCCCGACCCCGCGCCTGGACGCCGTCGAGCAGTCCCTGCGCCAGGTCTCCCCGGGTCTTGAGGGCTCCGTCTGGGAGCGCACCGCCGGGAACCGCCTGGGCGCCTCCGCCCCCGGCGGCTCCGACTGGCTGCTCCAGACCCCCGGTTGCTGGGGCGACCCCTCCTGCGCCGACCGCCCCGGCTCCCGCCGCCTGCTGGAGAAGGTGCGCGAGGACATCGCGCAGGCACGGCAGAGCGTCGACATATCCACCCTGGCCCCGTTCCCGAACGGCGGCTTCCAGGACGCGATCGTGGCGGGCCTGAAGGAGGCGGCGCGGAAGGGCAACCGGCTCCAGGTGCGCGTCCTCGTCGGCGCGGCGCCGGTCTACCACGCCAACGTGATCCCGTCCTCCTACCGCGACGAGCTGGTCGCCAAGCTGGGTCCGGACGCCGCGGACATCACGCTCAACGTGGCCTCCATGACGTCCTCGAAGACCGGCTTCTCCTGGAACCACTCCAAACTGGTGGTCGTGGACGGCGAGTCGGTCATCACCGGCGGCATCAACAGCTGGAAGGACGACTACCTGGACACCACCCACCCGGTGAACGACGTCGACCTCGCGCTCTCCGGCCCGGCGGCGGGTTCCGCGGGCCGCTACCTCGACGCCCTGTGGGACTGGACCTGCAAGAACAAGAGCAGCTGGAGCAGCGTCTGGTTCGCCTCCTCCAACGGCGCCGGCTGCCTGCCCACCCTGCCCCGGACCACCGCCCCGGCGGCCGTCGGCGACGTCCCCGCGATCGCGGTCGGCGGCCTCGGCGTCGGCATCCGGCAGAGCGACCCGGCCTCGCCCTTCAAGCCCGCGCTGCCGGACGCCTCCGCCGCCAAGTGCGGCCTGACCGGCCGGGACCACACCAACGCCGACCGGGACTACGACACGGTCAACCCGGAGGAGAGCGCCCTGCGCGCGCTGGTCGCGAGCGCGACCGAGCACGTCGAGATCTCGCAGCAGGACCTGAACGCGTTCTGCCCGCTGCTGCCCCGGTTCGACATCCGGCTCTACGACACCCTGGCCGCGAAGCTGGCCGCCGGGGTGAAGGTCCGCATCGTCGTCAGCGACCCGGCCAACCGGGGTGCCGTCGGCAGCGGCGGCTACTCCCAGATCACGTCGCTGTCCGAGGTGAGCGACGTCCTGCGGGCCCGCCTCAAGCTCCTGACGGGCGACGACCGGAAGGCGCGCACGGCCATGTGCCAGAGCCTCCAGCTCGCCTCGTTCCGCGCCTCCGACAAGGCCACCTGGGCGGACGGCAAGCCGTACGCGCAGCACCACAAGCTGGTCTCGGTGGACGACGCGGCCTTCTACATCGGCTCGAAGAACCTGTACCCGTCCTGGCTCCAGGACTTCGGCTACGTGATCGAGAGCCCGGCCGCCGCCCGCCAGCTCGCGGACAGCCTGCTCGCCCCGCAGTGGAAGTACTCGCAGGCGACCGCCACGTACGACTACGCGCGCGGCGTCTGCCAGGGCTGA
- a CDS encoding acyl-CoA desaturase, with amino-acid sequence MSQATATLAAPLAAPDPRPARRHGKGGGSEFAPLLRSIKEQGLLDRRPGWYARGILVNLLGIAAVIGGLVLLGPSWWALLLAVPLALLSARVSFVGHDAGHAQITDRRGLGRAIQLVHANLLLGMSREWWNDKHNRHHANPNHLDKDPDVAADVLVFAAHQTGGRTGLRRWLTRHQAWLFFPLTTLEGIALKVYGVQALLSKEGPYRTRRERLVEGGLLLAHLAGYATLLLTLLNPLQALAFALIHQMLLGVHLGMAFAPNHKGMEMPDAHPDGDSWGHLRRQVLTSRNIRGGALTDWFLGGLNYQIEHHLFPSMPRPHLRLAQSAVRAHCAELGIPYTETGFVESYRQALGHLHEVGAPLRAADRVA; translated from the coding sequence ATGTCCCAGGCCACCGCGACGCTCGCCGCGCCCCTCGCGGCCCCCGACCCGCGCCCCGCCCGCCGTCACGGCAAGGGCGGCGGCAGCGAGTTCGCCCCGCTGCTGCGCAGCATCAAGGAGCAGGGGCTCCTCGACCGCCGGCCCGGCTGGTACGCCCGGGGCATCCTGGTCAACCTCCTCGGCATCGCCGCCGTGATCGGCGGACTCGTCCTCCTCGGCCCGTCCTGGTGGGCGCTGCTCCTCGCCGTGCCGCTCGCGCTGCTCTCCGCCCGCGTCTCCTTCGTCGGCCACGACGCCGGCCACGCGCAGATCACCGACCGGCGCGGCCTCGGCCGGGCCATCCAGCTCGTCCACGCCAACCTGCTCCTGGGCATGAGCCGCGAGTGGTGGAACGACAAGCACAACCGCCACCACGCCAACCCCAACCACCTCGACAAGGACCCGGACGTGGCCGCCGACGTCCTCGTCTTCGCCGCCCACCAGACCGGCGGACGCACCGGTCTGCGCCGCTGGCTCACCCGCCACCAGGCCTGGCTGTTCTTCCCGCTGACGACCCTGGAGGGCATCGCCCTCAAGGTGTACGGGGTCCAGGCGCTGCTCTCCAAGGAGGGCCCGTACCGCACCCGGCGCGAGCGGCTCGTCGAGGGCGGACTGCTCCTCGCGCACCTCGCCGGGTACGCCACGCTGCTCCTGACCCTGCTGAACCCGCTGCAGGCCCTGGCCTTCGCGCTGATCCACCAGATGCTGCTCGGCGTGCACCTGGGCATGGCCTTCGCCCCCAACCACAAGGGGATGGAGATGCCGGACGCCCACCCGGACGGCGACTCGTGGGGCCATCTGCGCCGCCAGGTGCTGACCTCCCGCAACATTCGCGGCGGGGCGCTCACCGACTGGTTCCTCGGCGGTCTCAACTACCAGATCGAGCACCACCTCTTCCCCAGCATGCCGCGCCCGCACCTGCGCCTCGCCCAGAGCGCGGTCCGCGCGCACTGCGCCGAACTCGGCATCCCGTACACGGAGACCGGCTTCGTCGAGTCGTACCGCCAGGCGCTCGGGCATCTGCACGAGGTCGGAGCACCCCTCCGGGCCGCGGACCGCGTCGCATAG
- a CDS encoding tannase/feruloyl esterase family alpha/beta hydrolase produces the protein MRPSQGVPLLAALLTGLTVLGPAAPAGAQVPGHCARQERLQVPGAERQESACLPDLTTAGLAGTPYTDMGDQAGLSAKGTRHPSGVPGVQIDGYFPDDSRSNATHGWAHDAQFVIRLPDDWNGGLVVTGAPGTRRQYSADTIVSDQVLAQGFAYAATDKGNTGADFFTDGREPGDAVAEWNRRVTELTKAAKRAVRQRYGKAPRRTYMTGISNGGYLTRWQLENRPELYDGGVDWEGVLWTTRGPNLLTSLPVTVARTFGTATDEDLLRAGFAPGSRFLWPYHEKAYWGLTQKMFRAEFDPSYDPKCPGATAGTTVPEILAPCASDAAYDYASRPASVHRAVAKVALTGRIGKPLITLHGDLDTLLPVATDSDVYARMIDGRGRGALHRFYTVQDGTHTDGLYDTYPDRLRPILPCYRSAFTALTRWVERDVTPPADHVIARPADGDVVNSCSVE, from the coding sequence ATGCGCCCGTCCCAAGGCGTCCCCCTGCTCGCCGCGCTCCTGACGGGGCTGACCGTCCTCGGGCCCGCGGCTCCCGCCGGGGCGCAGGTCCCCGGGCACTGCGCCCGACAGGAGCGACTGCAGGTGCCGGGGGCGGAGCGCCAGGAGTCGGCGTGCCTGCCGGACCTGACGACCGCGGGGCTCGCCGGCACGCCGTACACCGACATGGGCGACCAGGCGGGGCTCTCGGCGAAGGGGACGCGCCATCCGTCCGGGGTCCCGGGCGTCCAGATCGACGGGTACTTCCCCGACGACTCGCGGTCCAACGCGACCCACGGCTGGGCCCACGACGCGCAGTTCGTGATCCGGCTGCCCGACGACTGGAACGGCGGCCTGGTCGTCACGGGCGCCCCGGGCACCCGTCGGCAGTACTCCGCGGACACGATCGTCTCGGACCAGGTGCTGGCCCAGGGCTTCGCGTACGCCGCCACGGACAAGGGGAACACGGGCGCCGACTTCTTCACGGACGGGCGGGAGCCGGGCGACGCGGTCGCGGAATGGAACCGCCGGGTGACCGAGCTGACCAAGGCGGCGAAGAGGGCGGTGCGCCAGCGCTACGGGAAGGCCCCGCGCCGCACGTACATGACGGGCATCTCCAACGGCGGCTATCTGACCCGCTGGCAGCTGGAGAACCGGCCCGAGCTGTACGACGGCGGCGTCGACTGGGAGGGCGTGCTGTGGACCACCCGCGGCCCCAACCTCCTCACCAGCCTCCCGGTCACCGTGGCCCGGACCTTCGGCACGGCCACGGACGAGGACCTGCTCCGCGCCGGCTTCGCGCCCGGCTCGCGCTTCCTGTGGCCGTACCACGAGAAGGCCTACTGGGGTCTGACGCAGAAGATGTTCCGGGCGGAGTTCGACCCCTCGTACGACCCGAAGTGCCCCGGCGCGACGGCCGGCACCACCGTGCCGGAGATCCTCGCGCCGTGCGCGTCGGACGCCGCGTACGACTACGCGTCCCGGCCGGCCTCGGTGCACCGGGCGGTCGCCAAGGTGGCGCTGACCGGCCGGATCGGCAAGCCGCTGATCACGCTGCACGGCGACCTGGACACGCTGCTGCCGGTCGCCACCGACTCGGACGTGTACGCGCGGATGATCGACGGACGGGGGCGGGGCGCGCTGCACCGCTTCTACACGGTCCAGGACGGCACCCACACCGACGGGCTGTACGACACGTACCCGGACCGGCTGCGGCCGATCCTGCCCTGCTACCGCTCGGCGTTCACCGCGCTGACCCGGTGGGTCGAGCGGGACGTGACGCCGCCCGCGGACCACGTGATCGCCCGGCCGGCCGACGGCGACGTGGTCAACTCCTGCTCCGTGGAGTGA
- a CDS encoding MOSC domain-containing protein — protein sequence MSDTSTATSVTSGTNGTSGTDADARTGTGAGAGGSEATGRATVTTVSSNGVYSFTKPNRESIRLLAGLGVEGDVHAGVTVKHRSRVAKDPTVPNLRQVHLIHGELFDDVALAGFDVAPGALGENVTTRGIDLLGLPTGTRLHLGAEAVVEVTGLRNPCAQIDGFRHGLLKQVLGRDEEGRIVRKAGIMSVVLAGGEVRPGDAIRVELPPEPHRPLEQV from the coding sequence ATGAGCGATACGAGCACGGCCACGAGCGTCACGAGCGGCACGAACGGCACGAGCGGCACGGACGCCGACGCGCGCACCGGCACCGGCGCGGGCGCGGGCGGCTCGGAGGCCACGGGCCGGGCCACCGTCACGACGGTCAGCAGCAACGGCGTCTACTCGTTCACCAAGCCCAACCGGGAGAGCATCAGGCTCCTCGCCGGCCTGGGCGTGGAGGGGGACGTGCACGCCGGGGTCACCGTCAAGCACCGCTCGCGGGTGGCCAAGGACCCGACCGTGCCCAACCTGCGCCAGGTCCACCTGATCCACGGCGAGCTCTTCGACGACGTGGCCCTCGCCGGCTTCGACGTGGCCCCCGGCGCGCTGGGGGAGAACGTCACCACCCGGGGCATCGACCTGCTCGGCCTGCCGACCGGTACCCGGCTCCACCTGGGTGCCGAGGCCGTCGTGGAGGTCACCGGGCTGCGCAACCCGTGCGCGCAGATCGACGGTTTCCGGCACGGACTGCTGAAGCAGGTCCTCGGCCGGGACGAGGAGGGCCGGATCGTCCGCAAGGCGGGCATCATGTCGGTCGTCCTGGCCGGCGGGGAGGTGCGTCCCGGCGACGCGATCCGCGTCGAGCTGCCGCCGGAGCCGCACCGGCCGCTGGAGCAGGTCTGA
- a CDS encoding class I SAM-dependent methyltransferase yields MSDDPTQVREFFGVRAADWDSRFPDDGPAYAAAVADLGLRPGDAVLDAGCGTGRALPPLREAVGPAGTVIGADLTPEMLDAAVAAGRGKAAALVLADVARLPLRSGALDAVFGAGLVSHLADPAADLRELARVVRPGGRLALFHPIGRAALAARHGRQITDDDLRAEPNLRAVLTGSGWELESYVDEDDRYLALAVRRTE; encoded by the coding sequence ATGAGCGATGACCCCACACAGGTACGCGAGTTCTTCGGCGTGCGCGCCGCCGACTGGGACTCCCGGTTCCCCGACGACGGCCCCGCCTACGCCGCCGCCGTCGCCGACCTCGGGCTGCGCCCCGGCGACGCCGTGCTCGACGCGGGCTGCGGCACCGGCCGCGCCCTGCCCCCGCTGCGCGAGGCGGTCGGCCCGGCGGGCACCGTGATCGGCGCGGACCTGACGCCCGAGATGCTCGACGCGGCGGTGGCGGCCGGGCGCGGGAAGGCCGCCGCGCTGGTCCTCGCGGACGTGGCCCGGCTCCCGCTGCGGTCCGGCGCGCTGGACGCCGTGTTCGGGGCGGGGCTCGTCTCGCACCTCGCCGACCCGGCCGCGGACCTGCGGGAGCTGGCCCGGGTGGTCCGGCCCGGCGGGCGGCTCGCCCTCTTCCACCCGATCGGCCGCGCCGCGCTCGCCGCCCGGCACGGCCGGCAGATCACCGACGACGACCTGCGCGCCGAGCCCAACCTCCGCGCGGTGCTGACCGGTTCGGGATGGGAGCTGGAGAGCTACGTGGACGAGGACGACCGGTACCTGGCCCTCGCGGTGCGGCGTACGGAGTGA